In Moorena sp. SIOASIH, the following proteins share a genomic window:
- a CDS encoding SLC13 family permease, with translation MTIFLTLSVVVLALISFIREWMPVDITAIAVMVLLMLLKLVTPEQGISGFGNPATITVMAMFILSAGIARTGALQIVNDLLLKWGGKESTQQIFTMGIIAGPITGFINNTAVVAVLLPIVEDWCRKQSISPSRLLMPLSFVTILGGMITTIGTSTNVLASGLSKQLGYGDFSLFQFTRLGLITFTIGLAYLALVAPRLLPNRKVASNGIVTQDYNLKEYVSEIVITPDSSLVGQTLRASEIQRKFDLDVLELIRNGSRFPQPLADKVLRPGDILIVRSGRECLLRVKDERGIDILADVQFGQQPLETGLTSGEEGIAEVLILANSNLIGSTLKDMRFRQRYNGTVLAIRRGQELVRERLGRVCLHFGDVLLVQGPRQSLLGLQTSRDLLVIGQRDLETLRRDKAVIAIAISVVVVLAAAFNVLPIMVSALLGVVLMVITGCLKPGELYGTVRWDIIFLLAGLIPLGIAMKESGTTEWLAENLVALGGNLPGYWLLTLFYVVTVLITEVLSNNASVVLLLPIAVEVAKSLSLNPLAFMFTVMFAASNSFMTPIGYQTNTMVYGPGGYRFLDFARVGAPLSLLMALIIPPLVIALYGLS, from the coding sequence ATGACTATTTTTCTAACCCTGAGCGTTGTCGTACTAGCTTTAATCAGTTTCATTAGGGAATGGATGCCAGTGGATATCACTGCGATCGCAGTGATGGTATTACTTATGCTTCTAAAGCTAGTCACCCCAGAACAGGGAATCTCCGGTTTTGGCAACCCTGCCACGATCACTGTGATGGCTATGTTTATCCTCAGTGCTGGGATTGCCCGAACTGGGGCGCTTCAAATCGTGAATGACCTACTGCTGAAGTGGGGAGGCAAGGAGTCAACCCAGCAAATATTTACCATGGGAATAATTGCTGGGCCCATAACGGGCTTCATTAACAATACTGCTGTGGTGGCTGTACTACTTCCTATTGTAGAAGATTGGTGCCGCAAGCAAAGTATTTCCCCTTCTAGGCTTTTGATGCCCTTATCCTTTGTCACTATCTTAGGGGGCATGATCACTACCATTGGCACCTCCACTAATGTCTTGGCCAGTGGGTTGTCTAAACAGTTGGGCTATGGTGATTTCAGCTTGTTTCAATTCACCCGATTGGGGCTAATTACATTCACCATAGGATTGGCATATTTGGCTCTAGTGGCACCCCGACTTTTGCCCAACCGTAAAGTAGCCAGCAATGGTATTGTCACTCAGGACTATAATCTCAAAGAGTATGTCAGTGAAATTGTGATTACACCAGATTCCAGCCTAGTGGGGCAAACCCTACGTGCCAGTGAAATCCAGCGGAAGTTTGATTTGGACGTTTTGGAACTGATTCGCAATGGTAGCCGTTTTCCCCAACCGCTGGCAGATAAGGTATTGCGACCAGGGGATATTTTGATTGTGAGGTCTGGTCGGGAGTGTCTGCTGAGAGTCAAAGATGAACGAGGGATAGACATCTTAGCTGATGTCCAATTTGGACAACAACCCTTGGAAACCGGTCTTACCTCTGGGGAGGAGGGGATTGCTGAGGTGTTGATCCTGGCTAACTCTAATTTAATTGGCTCAACCTTAAAGGATATGCGGTTTCGGCAACGCTATAACGGTACGGTTTTGGCAATTCGACGGGGACAGGAACTGGTCAGAGAAAGACTTGGAAGAGTTTGCTTGCACTTTGGTGATGTGCTGTTGGTACAAGGTCCGAGGCAAAGTTTGTTGGGATTGCAAACCAGTCGAGATTTGTTAGTGATTGGACAGCGAGATTTAGAAACCCTACGGCGAGACAAAGCAGTAATTGCGATCGCAATTAGTGTAGTGGTAGTCTTAGCAGCTGCCTTTAATGTGCTACCGATTATGGTGAGTGCCTTGTTGGGAGTAGTCTTGATGGTGATCACTGGTTGTCTCAAGCCTGGGGAACTGTACGGAACAGTACGCTGGGATATTATTTTCCTGCTGGCTGGGTTAATTCCTTTGGGAATAGCCATGAAGGAGTCAGGCACAACTGAATGGTTAGCCGAAAATCTAGTGGCACTGGGGGGTAATCTGCCTGGTTATTGGTTGTTAACACTGTTCTATGTGGTTACTGTCCTGATCACAGAGGTGCTGTCTAATAATGCTTCGGTGGTGTTACTTTTGCCGATTGCTGTGGAGGTAGCTAAGAGTTTGAGTCTCAATCCTCTGGCGTTTATGTTTACGGTGATGTTTGCCGCATCTAATAGTTTTATGACTCCGATTGGGTATCAGACCAATACCATGGTTTATGGGCCAGGGGGTTACAGGTTTTTGGATTTTGCTAGGGTGGGTGCCCCATTAAGTTTGTTGATGGCATTGATTATTCCGCCACTGGTGATTGCCCTGTATGGGTTGTCTTGA